In the Kwoniella shandongensis chromosome 6, complete sequence genome, TTCCACCGACTATTACGATCGCTCGATCGATATACTATCTTTTTCGTCAAACCCCTCACCcctcccgtcttcttcttcttatgTATCTGGCGACCTCCTGTTTCACTTTGTTTCACTTTGTTTCACTTCGCCTTAATAGACACCCGCTGCCGTCTCTCACCTTCGTAATCTTCTCGCATCACCAACCGAACCACGACTCTTACGAATCTCAGTCAAATCCCGGGGATGTGCCGGTATGGCCTATCATCTAGATTACGTCCCCCCACCCGGCGGTCGGTTCGACGAAGTTGTCGAGCAGGACGGGGTCAAAGTTCTGATTGATAGCAAGGCTCTGTTCAGTATTATAGGTAGTAGGATGGATTGGAGAGATAATAGGTTGAGTGCGGGTTTCGTCTTCGACAAGTGAGTGGAAGTTTCCCCTCTGAAGTGGAGTCGGCTTGACCACAAAAACAAGGGGCGAAGTGTTTAGGTTTCAAGTACCGAACCTTTTGTGCTGATAACAACTCCCTTGTAGCCCGAACGTGGTAGACACCTGTGGTTGTGGAGAAAGTTGTGAGTCAGCTTTTTTGTTTCTGGTAGTCTTTGAACAGCAAGCTGATACGCGTTCCACCTCGCAGTCAACATCCGGATGTAGATGGACTTTTCAGCTGTAGCGGTAGTATATCTCCTTGCATGACCTCTATGAATTACATgcatttgcatttgcatttCGTACAACAATGAGAATTGGTGGAACGTCAATACCCATGGACCAGCGTTGATTCTTGGCTTGTGCAGCATCCGCTTTAAAAACCCCCGCTGTGACGGGAGATTATGGAATGCGTGTGTCGCTCTATTCGACATCTCCATCAAGTCAGCAACGACCATTTTGCGGTGTAGACACTTGTCTGGCGATGGAAAGCACTGAACAGATCGATAATATAAGCTTGCATCTATTACGAACCATCTATTTAATGACGGACTGTTCACTAGCAAGCGACTTCTGACTACACATGCGCCCCATGCTCTATATAtgaccatctccttccttctttacTCTTCGCTGCGTTGCACTCTACTTCGAGTCAGCCTCAGCGACCGCTGCGTCCATCTCagacttcatcttcttcctctctacAGAGATCGGGTCATCatcgctcgctcgttcgATCCATTTGTATTCCGTCTTGGGGAATTGAACTTTTCCAGCAGCGGCATCGTCAACGAACCAGAACACGAGACCGGGACTGTGCGTGTGCGAAAAAGACATATCAGCATATGTAAATGAGGACCACCCCAGCAGAGGGACAATGAACTTTGAGAAGGAGACAGCACTCACGAGGCAGGTCGGACTCGAGAACATGGTAAGCCCTCTTCGGGCTTGTCGAGGATGTTATGCAGCATATCTTGCTTACCCTCTCCCGCAGCGACGAAAGCACATCGGAAAGCGTGGTTGAGGACTTGGTAACTGTGTGTTAGAAGTAGGAATTGCGTCAGCGGGATACGTCACAAGGGGGTCTATGTAGTACGCACGTGAAAGTGATTCTCCTCTTGGGTGGTTTGGGACTATCTTGGATTTCTGCGATCCATCTATCGTTCTCCGCCAACAGTTCGTGACCTGGGAACAAACTACATGTGTGACCGTCTGGGCCCATACcgagcaagatcaagtcgaaCGTTGGATATCTGGCAGCGTTTGCACCTGCGAAAGTGGAAACGAGTTGTTTCTCATAATCATCTGCAATGTCGACGGCTTCACTCTCGgcctcgtcctcttctccagGTTTGATCTCGGCGGTGGGGTCAATTCTCGTTTGTTCTCTGAACAAATCGGTGTTGAGAGTATGGATCTGTTCTCGTTTGATAGGGACTCCATCGAGGAAAGCCTTGGCACAAGCGTTGTAGTTGGATTCGGGATGGTCGAGGGGAACGATTCGTTCATCTGCAAAGAACACTTGCCATTTGTCCCATTGAATACCGTCGAGCTTGGTAAGCTCTTTCAGGTTGTTGGGCAGGGATCCACCAGAAAGGGCGATGGTGAACACTCCTCGGTGAGCAATGGCGTCGCCTTGAGCTTTGCGGATGAAGTTGGCGAGCGAGGTCTGCAGTTGATCAGTCTCGGGGAAGGTGTAGAGCACGGGCGGGGCGGATGCTTGAGGCATTGTGGGTAGATGAGCGGTTGGTTGCGGTGTAGGTGGGTTAAGCGAGTACGATTTTCAATCAACTTGGTTCAAGACTTGACTTC is a window encoding:
- a CDS encoding 6-phosphogluconolactonase — translated: MPQASAPPVLYTFPETDQLQTSLANFIRKAQGDAIAHRGVFTIALSGGSLPNNLKELTKLDGIQWDKWQVFFADERIVPLDHPESNYNACAKAFLDGVPIKREQIHTLNTDLFREQTRIDPTAEIKPGEEDEAESEAVDIADDYEKQLVSTFAGANAARYPTFDLILLGMGPDGHTCSLFPGHELLAENDRWIAEIQDSPKPPKRRITFTYQVLNHAFRCAFVAAGEGKQDMLHNILDKPEEGLPCSRVRPASPGLVFWFVDDAAAGKVQFPKTEYKWIERASDDDPISVERKKMKSEMDAAVAEADSK